Proteins encoded by one window of Sediminicoccus rosea:
- a CDS encoding lytic transglycosylase domain-containing protein: MPALLLPFLLLLGTAAAAQTLDPTLQCRAAIARAEQDAQIPAGLLQAIGRVESGRRNPETGTSGPWPWTINAEGRGHFFPDRAAAIAAVRELQGRGVRVIDVGCMQVNLHHHPRAFASLEEAFDPMSNARYAAQFLTQLHAARGDWMTAAGHYHSHTPDLAQAYRARVQAAWPAAQARVAEDRALVGLNLPRQLAMAPPSSLSLSNREDRAQILPTAGGGGRGLDAYRANPIPITGRPVALLPSQLVRR, from the coding sequence ATGCCCGCCCTGCTCCTGCCCTTCCTCTTGCTGCTTGGGACGGCCGCAGCGGCGCAAACCCTTGATCCGACGCTGCAATGCCGCGCGGCCATCGCCCGCGCGGAGCAGGATGCGCAAATCCCGGCGGGCCTGCTGCAAGCCATCGGGCGGGTCGAATCCGGCCGCCGCAACCCCGAGACCGGCACCTCCGGCCCCTGGCCCTGGACCATCAATGCGGAGGGGCGCGGCCATTTCTTCCCAGACAGGGCGGCAGCGATTGCCGCCGTGCGGGAATTGCAGGGGCGCGGCGTCCGGGTGATCGACGTGGGCTGCATGCAGGTGAACCTGCACCATCACCCCCGCGCCTTCGCCAGCCTGGAGGAGGCCTTCGACCCCATGAGCAATGCCCGCTACGCCGCGCAATTCCTGACGCAGCTCCATGCCGCGCGGGGCGACTGGATGACGGCCGCGGGGCATTACCACTCCCACACGCCCGACCTCGCCCAGGCCTATCGCGCGCGGGTCCAGGCCGCCTGGCCCGCGGCCCAGGCGCGCGTGGCGGAGGACCGCGCGCTGGTCGGCCTCAACCTGCCCCGCCAGCTGGCCATGGCACCGCCCAGCAGCCTTTCGCTCTCGAATCGGGAAGACCGGGCGCAGATCCTGCCGACCGCAGGCGGCGGCGGACGTGGCCTCGATGCCTATCGCGCCAATCCCATCCCCATCACCGGCCGCCCGGTGGCCCTGCTGCCGAGCCAGCTGGTCCGGCGCTGA
- a CDS encoding cupin domain-containing protein — protein sequence MKEDVVTEQPKGRTIVRHAEGRDFTRGLRAFFEYGDLGIAEATAGGFGAHVIRAIPGVHAEPQWHLHELDFQMVWIVKGWVRFEYEDIGEVTLTAGTSVLQPPRIRHRELAHSDDLELVEITAPAQFVTKLVDAP from the coding sequence ATGAAGGAGGATGTCGTGACGGAACAGCCGAAGGGCCGCACCATCGTCCGCCATGCCGAGGGGCGGGATTTCACGCGCGGGCTGCGCGCCTTCTTCGAGTATGGCGACCTCGGCATCGCGGAGGCGACGGCGGGCGGGTTCGGCGCCCATGTGATCCGCGCGATTCCCGGCGTGCATGCCGAGCCGCAATGGCACCTGCATGAGCTGGATTTCCAGATGGTCTGGATCGTGAAGGGCTGGGTGCGCTTCGAATACGAGGATATCGGCGAGGTGACGCTGACGGCGGGCACGAGCGTGCTGCAGCCCCCGCGCATCCGCCACCGGGAACTCGCCCATTCCGATGACCTGGAATTGGTGGAGATCACCGCGCCGGCGCAATTCGTGACGAAGCTGGTGGATGCGCCATAA
- a CDS encoding glutathione S-transferase family protein, whose protein sequence is MLKIWGRASSSNVMKLLWLCEELGIPHERLDAGGSFGRTKEPAYLAMNPNGRVPTIEEPDGYSLWESNTICRYLVTTRTPGHALYPVEPRARARIERWMDWQLGHLNAPMTTIFFTYVRTPEAERNWPATHAARDEAQALWDMVENSLGIAPYLGGEHLSLADIALGPYLHRWLALPVTRAPQPRLQAWHGRLMARPGYARHVGVPMS, encoded by the coding sequence ATGCTGAAGATCTGGGGCCGCGCCAGCTCCTCCAATGTGATGAAACTGCTCTGGCTCTGCGAGGAGCTCGGGATTCCCCATGAGCGGCTGGATGCCGGCGGCAGCTTCGGCCGCACGAAGGAGCCGGCTTACCTCGCGATGAACCCCAATGGCCGGGTGCCGACGATCGAGGAGCCGGACGGCTATTCGCTCTGGGAAAGCAACACGATCTGCCGCTACCTGGTCACCACCCGTACCCCGGGGCATGCGCTCTATCCCGTGGAGCCCCGCGCCCGCGCGCGCATCGAGCGCTGGATGGACTGGCAGCTCGGCCACCTCAACGCGCCGATGACCACCATCTTCTTCACCTATGTCCGCACGCCCGAGGCGGAGCGGAACTGGCCCGCCACCCATGCGGCGCGGGACGAGGCGCAGGCGTTGTGGGACATGGTGGAGAACAGCCTCGGCATCGCGCCCTATCTGGGGGGCGAGCATCTCAGCCTCGCCGACATTGCGCTCGGCCCCTATCTGCATCGCTGGCTGGCGCTGCCCGTCACCCGCGCGCCGCAGCCGCGGCTCCAGGCCTGGCATGGGCGGCTGATGGCCCGACCGGGCTATGCCCGCCATGTGGGGGTGCCCATGTCATGA
- a CDS encoding catalase family peroxidase: MHRRPLTLGLAAATLAALLAVPPVAAQPTPEEIINGFEGVLGPVRSYRPSHPKGLCAAGHFTATPEGSRLSVAPVFSGQRVNTIIRFGVAGANPQADDRARSTRGLGIRFETAAGDVLDMANISAPIFGAPNPTVFLENLRVRAPDPATGRPNAERIAAFVAANPAVTRQGAWLGATLPPASWATTPYWGVNAFRFQGQDGQVRHARWVFEPRAGVQRLTAEQMQSLPRDFLADEIRARIAQGPVEFDMVLQFPGPGDDVTNPTVAWPDDRPRAVVGRLTVTSVAAGPGGPCDPISFMTLDQEPGISFSDDPTLHARAAPYAVSLSRRTN; this comes from the coding sequence ATGCACCGCCGCCCGCTCACCCTCGGCCTCGCCGCCGCCACCCTCGCCGCCCTGCTGGCGGTGCCGCCCGTCGCAGCCCAGCCGACGCCGGAGGAGATCATCAACGGCTTCGAGGGGGTGCTGGGGCCGGTCCGCAGCTACCGTCCCTCCCATCCCAAGGGCCTCTGCGCCGCGGGGCATTTCACCGCGACGCCCGAGGGCTCGCGACTCTCCGTCGCACCCGTGTTCAGCGGGCAGCGGGTCAACACCATCATCCGCTTCGGCGTGGCGGGCGCGAATCCGCAGGCCGACGACCGGGCGCGCAGCACCCGCGGCCTCGGCATCCGCTTCGAGACGGCAGCGGGCGACGTGCTGGACATGGCGAACATCTCCGCCCCCATCTTCGGCGCCCCCAACCCGACCGTCTTCCTCGAGAACCTGCGCGTGCGCGCGCCGGATCCCGCAACTGGCCGGCCCAATGCCGAGCGCATCGCGGCCTTCGTCGCCGCCAACCCGGCGGTGACGCGGCAGGGCGCCTGGCTCGGCGCCACGCTGCCGCCGGCGAGCTGGGCCACCACCCCCTATTGGGGCGTCAATGCCTTCCGCTTCCAGGGCCAGGACGGGCAGGTGCGCCACGCCCGCTGGGTGTTCGAGCCGCGCGCCGGCGTGCAGCGCCTGACCGCCGAGCAGATGCAGTCCCTCCCGCGCGACTTCCTGGCCGACGAGATTCGCGCCCGCATCGCGCAGGGCCCGGTCGAGTTCGACATGGTGCTGCAATTCCCGGGGCCGGGCGATGACGTGACCAACCCCACCGTGGCCTGGCCCGATGACCGGCCGCGCGCCGTGGTGGGGCGCCTCACGGTCACCTCCGTCGCCGCCGGCCCGGGCGGGCCCTGCGATCCGATCAGCTTCATGACGCTGGACCAGGAGCCGGGGATCAGCTTCAGCGACGACCCGACCCTGCATGCGCGCGCCGCACCCTACGCGGTCTCGCTCTCGCGCCGGACCAATTGA
- a CDS encoding disulfide bond formation protein B, whose product MASALLIALLAFGAPLFARGSEGWFGLAPCELCLWQRWPYWVAGGLALLGVFLWRRPALRLAGLAAAISAAIGAFHLGVEFGWWPSPLPGCQAPTSGGAMSVEDMLRSLAPTPNKPCDQPAYLIPGFPLSMAGMNLIYGVSLAVLAWRLAQKEPRA is encoded by the coding sequence ATGGCCTCCGCCCTGCTGATCGCCCTCCTCGCCTTCGGGGCGCCCCTCTTCGCGCGCGGCTCCGAGGGCTGGTTCGGCCTTGCCCCCTGCGAGCTCTGCCTCTGGCAGCGCTGGCCCTATTGGGTGGCGGGCGGCCTCGCCCTGCTGGGCGTGTTCCTCTGGCGGCGGCCGGCGCTGCGCCTGGCCGGCCTCGCCGCCGCCATCTCGGCCGCGATCGGCGCCTTCCATCTGGGCGTGGAGTTCGGCTGGTGGCCCTCGCCGCTGCCCGGCTGCCAGGCGCCCACCTCGGGCGGCGCCATGAGCGTGGAGGACATGCTCCGCAGCCTCGCCCCCACGCCCAACAAGCCTTGCGACCAGCCGGCCTACCTGATTCCGGGCTTCCCCCTTTCCATGGCGGGGATGAACCTGATCTATGGGGTGAGCCTCGCCGTCCTGGCCTGGCGCCTTGCCCAGAAGGAGCCCCGCGCATGA
- a CDS encoding demethoxyubiquinone hydroxylase family protein: MSHPSPKTDRRYLEEVIRVDHAGEYGAKRIYQGQLAVLRGTKHEDTIRHMQEQEQEHLDTFSRLIAERRVRPTALLPIWHVAGFALGAATAAMGARAAMACTVAVEEAIDEHYQAQERTLGEDEAPLKADIARFRAEELEHRDIGLANEAELTPGYRLLSAAIKMGCKVAIRISEKV, encoded by the coding sequence ATGAGCCATCCCTCGCCCAAGACGGACCGCCGCTACCTGGAGGAGGTGATCCGCGTGGACCACGCCGGGGAATATGGCGCGAAGCGCATCTACCAGGGCCAGCTCGCCGTGCTGCGCGGCACGAAGCACGAGGACACCATCCGCCACATGCAGGAGCAGGAGCAGGAGCATCTCGACACCTTCTCCCGCCTGATCGCCGAGCGGCGGGTGCGCCCGACCGCGCTGCTGCCCATCTGGCATGTGGCCGGCTTCGCGCTGGGCGCCGCCACCGCCGCCATGGGCGCGCGGGCCGCCATGGCCTGCACCGTCGCCGTCGAGGAGGCGATCGACGAACACTACCAGGCGCAGGAACGCACCCTGGGCGAGGACGAGGCGCCGCTGAAGGCCGACATCGCCCGCTTCCGCGCCGAGGAGCTGGAGCACAGGGACATCGGACTCGCCAATGAGGCGGAGCTGACGCCGGGCTACCGGCTGCTCTCCGCCGCCATCAAGATGGGCTGCAAGGTCGCCATCCGCATTTCGGAAAAGGTCTGA
- a CDS encoding KpsF/GutQ family sugar-phosphate isomerase, with protein MDQGTPPLNSPDIESLETARRVLRLEAAALEATAAGLDARFDQAVQLLAVTTGRVVVSGMGKSGHVGRKIAATFASTGTPAQFVHPGEASHGDLGMIIQGDSVLALSNSGETSELGDLVAHTRRFGIPLISIVGRPSSTLGRDSDVALVLPAAQEACPLGLAPTTSTTMQLALGDALAVALLERRGFGPEDFRVFHPGGKLGARLSRVADLMHGPEELPLATPETPMAEALVAMTARRFGCLGITDAEGRLAGIITDGDLRRALQPGGALLTRRAGEVMTRQPRSVPADALAAEALRIMNEGSITTLFVVDAERRPAGILHIHDLLRAGVA; from the coding sequence GTGGATCAAGGCACCCCCCCTCTGAACAGCCCGGACATCGAGAGCCTGGAGACGGCGCGGCGCGTCCTCCGCCTGGAGGCGGCGGCGCTGGAGGCGACGGCGGCCGGGCTGGATGCCCGCTTCGACCAGGCCGTGCAGTTGCTGGCCGTCACCACCGGGCGCGTCGTCGTCTCGGGCATGGGCAAGTCGGGCCATGTCGGCCGCAAGATCGCGGCCACCTTCGCCTCCACCGGAACGCCCGCGCAATTCGTCCATCCGGGCGAGGCGAGCCATGGCGACCTCGGCATGATCATCCAAGGCGATTCCGTGCTCGCCCTGTCCAATTCCGGCGAGACCTCGGAGCTGGGCGACCTTGTGGCCCATACCCGCCGCTTCGGCATCCCGCTGATCTCGATCGTGGGCCGGCCCTCCAGCACGCTCGGCCGCGATTCCGACGTGGCGCTGGTGCTGCCGGCCGCGCAGGAGGCCTGCCCGCTCGGCCTTGCTCCCACCACCTCCACCACCATGCAGCTGGCGCTGGGCGATGCGCTCGCTGTCGCGCTGCTGGAGCGGCGCGGCTTCGGCCCGGAGGACTTCCGCGTCTTCCACCCGGGCGGCAAGCTTGGTGCCCGCCTCTCCCGCGTGGCCGACCTGATGCACGGCCCGGAGGAGCTTCCGCTCGCGACCCCCGAGACGCCGATGGCCGAGGCGCTGGTGGCGATGACGGCCCGGCGCTTCGGCTGCCTCGGCATCACGGATGCGGAAGGGCGCCTCGCCGGCATCATCACCGATGGCGACCTGCGCCGCGCGCTGCAGCCGGGCGGTGCCCTGCTCACCCGCCGCGCCGGCGAGGTGATGACGCGCCAGCCGCGCAGCGTCCCCGCCGACGCCCTGGCGGCCGAGGCGCTGCGGATCATGAACGAGGGCAGCATCACCACCCTCTTCGTGGTGGATGCGGAGCGCCGGCCCGCCGGCATCCTGCACATCCATGACCTGCTGCGCGCGGGCGTGGCGTGA
- the lptC gene encoding LPS export ABC transporter periplasmic protein LptC, with protein MSQEIRRSDFLDVAQDRRRALTPSRARQVPRAEQIARRQRLVQAMKFLMPLLAAGVLALMVFWPDIEGSNSRLSFRRGPALVPEALQLVAPRFQGVDELNRPYTVTARLARQPGQEEVLLMELPRADIQLNDGGWVYVESDRGRYDRATQLLDLEGNVELYHDNGTLFRTEAAAVRVNAGTAHGERPTQAQGSFGTIESEGFEMRDRGAVMIFTGRARAVLEGRQQ; from the coding sequence ATGAGCCAGGAGATCCGCCGCTCCGACTTCCTGGACGTCGCGCAGGACCGCCGCCGCGCGCTGACGCCCTCGCGCGCGCGCCAGGTGCCGCGCGCCGAACAGATCGCCCGCCGCCAGCGCCTCGTCCAGGCGATGAAGTTCCTGATGCCGCTGCTCGCCGCCGGCGTGCTCGCGCTGATGGTCTTCTGGCCCGATATCGAGGGCAGCAATTCGCGCCTCTCCTTCCGGCGCGGCCCGGCCCTGGTGCCCGAGGCGCTGCAGCTCGTCGCCCCCCGCTTCCAGGGCGTGGACGAGCTGAACCGCCCCTACACGGTCACCGCCCGCCTCGCCCGCCAGCCGGGGCAGGAGGAGGTGCTGCTGATGGAACTGCCGCGCGCCGACATCCAGCTGAATGACGGCGGCTGGGTCTATGTCGAGAGCGACCGCGGCCGCTATGACCGCGCCACCCAACTGCTCGATCTTGAGGGCAATGTGGAACTCTATCACGACAACGGCACGCTCTTCCGCACCGAGGCGGCGGCGGTGCGGGTCAATGCCGGCACCGCCCATGGCGAAAGGCCGACCCAGGCGCAGGGCAGCTTCGGCACCATCGAATCCGAGGGCTTCGAGATGCGGGACCGCGGCGCGGTCATGATCTTCACCGGCCGCGCCCGCGCCGTGCTGGAAGGGCGCCAGCAATGA
- a CDS encoding LptA/OstA family protein, with protein sequence MRRPLALLGLLIAGPALAQGIDMSQGGPVDITATNGIEWRQAEQVVVARGDARAVRDGTTIEAARLIARYRSQGGAQNAGAQNVGAQPAARPAAAGETPLSGGSEIWRVEAEGDVRIFTPTDTARGDRAVYDMDQAVLVLTGRAISYSTPQQVISARDSLEYWTHRRMAVARGSALVVTQDGRRIAADTLVAHMLEDPPPGATPAGRAVARPGTEGTAGPPPGQGRIDRIELFGNVEIRTEAEVIRGDRAVYSAATGLARVLGNVRITRGENLVSGREAIVNMNTGVSRILSQPGQRVQGIIIPQQGSDPASPGASR encoded by the coding sequence ATGAGGCGCCCGCTGGCCCTGCTCGGCCTTCTCATCGCCGGTCCTGCCCTGGCCCAGGGCATCGACATGTCCCAGGGCGGGCCGGTGGACATCACCGCCACCAACGGAATCGAGTGGCGCCAGGCCGAGCAGGTGGTGGTGGCGCGTGGCGATGCACGCGCCGTGCGCGACGGCACGACCATCGAGGCAGCGCGGCTGATTGCGCGCTACCGCTCGCAGGGCGGCGCCCAGAATGCCGGCGCCCAGAACGTTGGCGCCCAGCCGGCCGCGCGCCCCGCCGCGGCGGGCGAGACGCCGCTCAGTGGCGGTAGCGAGATCTGGCGCGTGGAGGCGGAAGGCGATGTCCGCATCTTCACGCCGACCGATACCGCCCGCGGCGACCGCGCCGTCTATGACATGGACCAGGCCGTGCTGGTGCTGACCGGCCGCGCCATCAGCTACAGCACGCCGCAGCAGGTGATCTCCGCGCGCGACAGCCTGGAATACTGGACGCATCGGCGCATGGCGGTGGCCCGCGGCTCCGCCCTCGTCGTCACGCAGGATGGCCGGCGCATCGCGGCCGATACGCTGGTCGCCCACATGCTGGAGGACCCACCGCCGGGGGCCACGCCCGCCGGCCGCGCCGTGGCCCGCCCAGGCACCGAGGGCACGGCCGGCCCGCCCCCCGGCCAGGGCCGCATCGATCGCATCGAGCTGTTCGGCAATGTCGAGATCCGTACGGAGGCCGAGGTGATCCGCGGCGACCGCGCGGTGTATTCGGCCGCCACCGGCCTCGCCCGCGTGCTCGGCAATGTCCGCATCACGCGGGGCGAGAACCTCGTCTCCGGCCGCGAGGCCATCGTGAACATGAACACCGGCGTCTCGCGCATCCTCTCCCAGCCAGGGCAGCGTGTGCAGGGCATCATCATTCCGCAGCAGGGGAGCGACCCTGCCTCCCCAGGAGCCAGCCGATGA
- the lptB gene encoding LPS export ABC transporter ATP-binding protein: MGQTPGPAAAGKPALSAIEGSGGLVATGLGKRYKKRPVVRNVSISLKRGEAVGLLGPNGAGKTTTFYMITGLVQPEEGTVMMDGADVTRLPMYRRARLGLGYLPQEASIFRGLSVEQNILAALEVVEPLRDRREQMLESLMAEFGISHLRRAPALALSGGERRRCEIARALATHPSYILLDEPLAGIDPIAVAEIRDLVKHLKNRGIGVLITDHNVRETLEIIDRAYIMHDGQVLMEGLPHEIVAHEGVRRVYLGEKFSL; the protein is encoded by the coding sequence ATGGGCCAGACGCCAGGGCCGGCCGCGGCCGGCAAGCCCGCCCTCTCGGCCATCGAAGGTTCGGGCGGGCTGGTCGCGACCGGCCTTGGCAAGCGCTACAAGAAGCGCCCGGTGGTGCGGAACGTCTCGATCTCGCTCAAGCGGGGCGAGGCGGTGGGCCTGCTCGGCCCCAATGGCGCGGGCAAGACCACGACCTTCTACATGATCACCGGCCTCGTTCAGCCCGAGGAGGGCACGGTGATGATGGACGGCGCCGATGTGACGCGCCTGCCCATGTATCGCCGCGCGCGCCTCGGCCTCGGCTACCTGCCGCAGGAGGCGTCCATCTTCCGTGGCCTCTCGGTCGAGCAGAACATCCTCGCCGCGCTCGAGGTGGTGGAGCCGCTGCGCGACCGGCGCGAGCAGATGCTGGAAAGCCTCATGGCGGAATTCGGCATCTCGCACCTGCGGCGCGCGCCGGCTTTGGCGCTTTCGGGCGGCGAGCGGCGGCGTTGCGAGATCGCGCGCGCGCTCGCCACGCATCCCTCCTACATCCTGCTGGACGAGCCGCTGGCCGGCATCGACCCGATCGCGGTGGCCGAGATCCGTGACCTGGTGAAGCACCTGAAGAATCGCGGCATCGGCGTGCTCATCACCGACCACAATGTGCGCGAGACGCTGGAGATCATCGACCGCGCCTACATCATGCATGACGGCCAGGTGCTGATGGAGGGCCTGCCGCACGAGATCGTGGCGCATGAGGGCGTGCGCCGCGTCTATCTCGGCGAGAAGTTCAGCCTCTAG
- the rpoN gene encoding RNA polymerase factor sigma-54: MALGPRLDLRHSQSLMMTPQLRQAIKLLQSSNLEVMAFVEEELERNPLLERDETHVAVSETVAVAPDAAAIATSDTLAVGDAAPLDADFSNVMDEGEAYQPGVGAGGRMDFSDDLSGIEAMAAAGPTLRERLAEQIRLNFEEGRDRLIASALLAMVEPSGRLSLDATALAARLGCDVAVVERVRRAMQRFEPTGMFCADLRECLQVQLEEAGRYDPYMARLLDNLPLLARRDMAALREACGVDAEDLAEMVAELRRLDPKPGAGGDDEPLNIIQPDVLMRPDAEGGWILELNPETLPRVLVNRGFAARCTVGLKDKEQKGFLAEQLQSANWLVKSLEQRANTILKVASEIVRRQDAFFRHGVGHLRPLILRDVAEEVEMHESTVSRVTANKYMATPRGMLELKYFFTTAIQGTAGGEAVSAEAVRHRIRGLVQAETFETVLSDDAIVLRLREEGVDIARRTVAKYREAMRIPSSVQRKREKAATA; this comes from the coding sequence ATGGCGCTCGGCCCGCGCCTCGACCTGCGCCATTCGCAGTCGCTGATGATGACGCCGCAGCTGCGGCAGGCCATCAAGCTGCTGCAATCCTCCAACCTCGAGGTCATGGCCTTCGTGGAGGAGGAGCTGGAGCGCAACCCGCTGCTCGAGCGGGACGAGACGCATGTGGCCGTGAGCGAGACCGTGGCGGTGGCGCCCGACGCCGCCGCCATCGCCACCTCGGACACGCTGGCGGTGGGCGATGCCGCGCCGCTCGATGCCGATTTCTCCAACGTGATGGATGAGGGCGAGGCCTATCAGCCCGGCGTCGGCGCCGGCGGGCGCATGGATTTCAGTGACGACCTGTCGGGCATCGAGGCGATGGCCGCCGCCGGCCCGACGCTGCGCGAGCGCCTGGCCGAGCAGATCCGCCTGAATTTCGAGGAGGGGCGCGACCGGCTGATCGCCTCCGCGCTGCTCGCCATGGTCGAGCCCTCGGGGCGGCTCAGCCTGGATGCGACGGCGCTCGCCGCGCGGCTCGGCTGCGATGTCGCCGTGGTGGAGCGCGTGCGCCGCGCCATGCAGCGCTTCGAGCCCACCGGCATGTTCTGCGCCGATCTGCGCGAATGCCTCCAGGTCCAGCTGGAGGAGGCCGGCCGCTACGACCCCTACATGGCGCGCCTGCTGGACAACCTCCCCCTGCTGGCACGCCGCGACATGGCGGCCCTGCGCGAGGCCTGCGGCGTGGATGCCGAGGACCTGGCCGAGATGGTGGCCGAGCTTCGCCGCCTCGACCCCAAGCCGGGGGCGGGCGGCGATGACGAGCCGCTGAACATCATCCAGCCCGACGTGCTGATGCGCCCCGATGCGGAGGGCGGCTGGATCCTGGAGCTGAACCCGGAGACGCTGCCCCGCGTGCTGGTGAACCGCGGCTTCGCCGCGCGCTGCACCGTGGGCCTGAAGGACAAGGAGCAGAAGGGCTTCCTGGCCGAACAGCTGCAAAGCGCCAATTGGCTGGTGAAGAGCCTGGAGCAGCGGGCGAACACCATCCTCAAGGTCGCCTCCGAGATCGTCCGCCGGCAGGACGCCTTCTTCCGCCACGGCGTGGGGCATCTGCGCCCCCTCATCCTGCGGGACGTGGCCGAGGAGGTGGAGATGCACGAGAGCACCGTCAGCCGCGTCACCGCCAACAAGTATATGGCGACGCCGCGCGGCATGCTGGAGCTGAAATACTTCTTCACCACGGCCATCCAGGGCACGGCGGGCGGCGAAGCGGTGAGCGCGGAGGCGGTGCGCCACCGCATCCGCGGCCTGGTGCAGGCCGAGACCTTCGAGACCGTCCTCTCGGATGACGCAATCGTATTGCGGTTGCGTGAAGAAGGCGTGGACATCGCGCGGCGGACCGTGGCCAAATACCGCGAAGCGATGCGCATCCCGTCCTCGGTGCAGCGCAAGCGCGAGAAGGCCGCCACGGCCTGA
- the hpf gene encoding ribosome hibernation-promoting factor, HPF/YfiA family: MHITVAGKQVATSDALRTHVEDGLGAITAKYFDHALEARVTFRKDAKGSAGGHFACDINLHAGRGLMMRGEGQGVDAHKAFDQAAEHVAKRLRRYRRRVNEHARGAASQREPQETLREYVVQAAEDAEEAPEIQGAEHPAVVAEPLGELHQLTVGEATMRLELAGHPVIVFRNRASGGINVVYRRQDGHVGWIDPG, encoded by the coding sequence ATGCACATCACTGTCGCCGGCAAGCAGGTCGCCACCAGCGATGCTCTGCGCACCCATGTCGAGGATGGGCTGGGGGCGATCACGGCGAAGTATTTCGACCACGCGCTGGAGGCGCGGGTCACCTTTCGCAAGGATGCCAAGGGCAGTGCCGGGGGGCATTTCGCCTGCGACATCAACCTGCATGCGGGCCGTGGCCTGATGATGCGGGGCGAGGGGCAGGGGGTGGATGCGCACAAGGCCTTCGACCAGGCCGCGGAACATGTCGCCAAGCGCCTCAGGCGCTACCGACGCCGCGTGAACGAACACGCGCGCGGCGCCGCAAGCCAGCGCGAGCCGCAGGAGACGCTGCGCGAATACGTGGTCCAGGCCGCCGAGGATGCCGAGGAAGCGCCCGAGATCCAGGGCGCCGAGCACCCGGCCGTGGTGGCCGAGCCGCTGGGCGAGCTGCACCAGCTGACCGTGGGCGAGGCGACGATGCGCCTGGAACTGGCCGGCCACCCCGTGATCGTCTTCCGCAACCGCGCGAGCGGCGGGATCAACGTGGTCTATCGCCGCCAGGACGGGCACGTCGGCTGGATTGATCCGGGGTAA
- a CDS encoding ribonuclease D yields the protein MAKTMFTPAGPIQLHRQDLPPDLSFGSVVAVDTETMGLDPRRDRLCLVQLSSGNGTAHLVQIIPGGGPSPNLVRLMEDPGVVKLFHFARFDVAALFQGIGATVAPVRCTKIASKLVRTYTDRHGLKDLCRDLLGVEISKQQQTSDWGAPELTPEQCAYAASDVLHLHALWARLEALLVREGRLALAEDCYRFLPARGKLDLMGYEEPDIFSH from the coding sequence ATGGCGAAGACGATGTTCACGCCGGCCGGCCCCATCCAGCTGCACCGCCAGGACCTGCCGCCCGACCTCTCCTTTGGCAGCGTGGTGGCCGTGGACACCGAGACCATGGGCCTCGACCCGCGGCGGGACCGACTTTGCCTGGTGCAGCTCTCCTCCGGCAACGGCACGGCGCATCTCGTGCAGATCATCCCTGGTGGCGGCCCCTCCCCCAACCTCGTGCGGCTGATGGAAGACCCGGGGGTGGTGAAGCTGTTCCATTTCGCGCGCTTCGACGTGGCCGCGCTGTTCCAGGGGATCGGCGCGACGGTGGCGCCGGTGCGCTGCACCAAGATCGCCTCCAAGCTCGTCCGCACCTACACCGACCGGCATGGTCTCAAGGATCTCTGCCGCGACCTGCTGGGCGTCGAGATCAGCAAGCAGCAGCAGACCAGTGACTGGGGCGCGCCCGAACTCACGCCCGAGCAATGCGCCTATGCGGCGAGCGATGTGCTGCACCTGCACGCGCTCTGGGCGCGGCTGGAGGCGCTGCTGGTGCGCGAGGGGCGGCTCGCGCTCGCCGAAGATTGCTACCGCTTCCTGCCCGCGCGCGGGAAGCTGGACCTGATGGGCTATGAGGAGCCGGATATTTTCTCGCATTGA